One Candidatus Hydrogenedentota bacterium DNA segment encodes these proteins:
- a CDS encoding Na+:solute symporter, with translation MQLNPLDWSIVIASLVFSLLIGLYFTKRASRSLREFFTAEGSLPWWLVGTSMVATTFAADTPLVVSGLVRKAGIYENWLWWSALMGGMLTVYFFAGLWRRAGLITDVEFVELRYEGKSAAALRAFFAVYSGLLVNCIVMGWVTLAMSKILNVMMGWDKVFSVAILVILTLVYTTLSGYWGVVVTDFFQFALAMFGAITLMVIVLIEMGGPGPMVEQVLAAPGVEPKVLHFVPDFRTATNLAIITFVVQVSLLWWGGGQGGGYLAQRMFSAKDERHAAKAFLWFNIAHYVVRPWPWIVVGLASLVYFPLQAGEDPELAYPQMIAKLMPGGMRGLMVASLFAAFMSTLSTQLNWGASYLVSDLYKRFMAPAASERHYVNASRVLMLVLMLLGALAAWQSESIAKVWIYLMTIGAGGAFVGLLRWYWWRVNAWAEIGAMISSLIVANGNVFCKPLAWLGLISPQAVERIDWFYASDTYAIRIIFIIGICTLIWIAVMYLTPPVSDAHLDRFYRRIRPGGWWGHIARKHPEIKAPSSRRLWIGWFAGTVCIYTGLFGTGYLCIGRYSSALVTLAVSAVSGWYMVNNMPREEEMPRDSGVAASLEPTGQPSQE, from the coding sequence ATGCAACTGAACCCGTTGGATTGGTCGATAGTCATCGCGTCATTGGTATTCTCGCTGCTGATAGGGCTCTACTTCACCAAGCGGGCCAGCCGCAGCCTGCGCGAGTTTTTTACGGCTGAGGGCAGCCTCCCGTGGTGGCTGGTCGGTACCTCGATGGTGGCCACGACCTTCGCCGCCGACACGCCGCTGGTGGTATCCGGACTGGTGCGCAAGGCAGGAATTTACGAGAACTGGCTGTGGTGGAGCGCGCTGATGGGCGGGATGCTCACCGTTTACTTCTTCGCCGGCCTCTGGAGACGCGCGGGGCTTATCACGGACGTCGAGTTCGTGGAATTGCGCTACGAAGGCAAGTCGGCGGCCGCGTTGCGCGCGTTCTTCGCGGTGTACTCGGGCCTGCTCGTGAACTGCATCGTAATGGGCTGGGTCACGCTCGCGATGAGCAAGATCCTCAACGTTATGATGGGGTGGGACAAGGTCTTTTCGGTGGCCATCCTTGTAATCCTCACGCTGGTGTATACGACGCTGTCGGGTTACTGGGGAGTGGTGGTAACGGACTTCTTCCAGTTCGCCCTGGCCATGTTCGGGGCCATCACGCTCATGGTCATTGTGCTGATTGAGATGGGCGGCCCGGGCCCGATGGTGGAACAGGTGCTGGCGGCGCCAGGGGTAGAACCGAAGGTGCTCCACTTTGTGCCGGATTTCCGGACGGCTACGAACCTGGCGATTATCACGTTTGTCGTGCAGGTATCGCTCCTGTGGTGGGGAGGCGGCCAGGGGGGCGGCTATCTTGCGCAGCGGATGTTTTCAGCCAAGGACGAGCGGCACGCGGCAAAAGCCTTCTTGTGGTTCAATATCGCGCACTACGTGGTAAGGCCCTGGCCGTGGATCGTGGTGGGATTGGCGTCGCTGGTGTACTTTCCGCTTCAAGCGGGCGAGGATCCCGAGCTGGCCTATCCCCAGATGATTGCAAAGTTGATGCCTGGCGGGATGCGCGGACTGATGGTGGCCTCGCTTTTCGCCGCATTCATGAGCACCCTGAGCACCCAATTGAACTGGGGGGCTTCGTACCTCGTCAGCGACCTGTATAAGCGGTTCATGGCCCCCGCGGCTTCCGAGCGCCACTATGTGAATGCATCGCGGGTCCTCATGCTGGTGTTGATGCTCCTCGGAGCGCTTGCCGCCTGGCAATCGGAGAGCATCGCCAAGGTGTGGATATACCTGATGACCATCGGGGCGGGCGGAGCGTTTGTGGGGCTTCTGCGCTGGTACTGGTGGCGCGTCAATGCGTGGGCGGAAATAGGCGCGATGATCAGCTCGCTGATCGTCGCCAACGGCAACGTCTTCTGCAAGCCGCTGGCTTGGCTTGGCCTCATTTCGCCGCAGGCCGTGGAACGAATTGACTGGTTTTATGCTTCGGACACCTACGCCATCCGCATCATCTTCATCATCGGCATCTGCACGCTGATCTGGATCGCAGTGATGTACCTGACCCCGCCTGTGTCGGATGCGCACCTCGATCGCTTCTACCGGCGCATCCGGCCCGGGGGCTGGTGGGGCCACATAGCCCGGAAGCATCCCGAAATCAAGGCGCCGTCCTCGCGCCGTCTCTGGATAGGCTGGTTCGCTGGCACCGTCTGCATATACACGGGCTTGTTCGGGACGGGCTATTTATGCATAGGACGATACAGCTCGGCCCTTGTGACGCTTGCCGTGAGCGCAGTGAGCGGCTGGTACATGGTCAACAACATGCCGCGCGAAGAAGAGATGCCGCGCGATTCCGGGGTGGCCGCGTCATTGGAGCCAACCGGGCAACCCTCTCAGGAATGA
- a CDS encoding AraC family transcriptional regulator — protein sequence MPWAISKPGSGFEPLYTSTLDKVGVSADRPVQVGSWMAGDGEFRRLAPGQPEYPGWHYGYPVYVPDLQDRRPHSHDHFEISVIRQGKALHRTCYATDELGPGTVIVLAPGMTHAIYGIAGLHQTNIYYLTEWLADDLMAHWRETGLVPMFLAAALFRQPKDGPAVSFSLSESELTALDRELADITRECVVSQPSLTFLRSSLLKALILLSRSYTRQSPVEVGLGFREEIVAALEHIEESILRCEPFNVGQLAGGLGVCPDHLGAIFRKATGWSPMTYYQRRRVQHACNHLLDLNRSLTEIAHALGFCDSAHFTNMFKKHQGTTPIMYRHRYTSGQRNPHS from the coding sequence ATGCCTTGGGCAATATCAAAGCCAGGGTCCGGTTTCGAGCCCCTCTACACCTCGACCCTTGACAAGGTAGGCGTGTCCGCGGACCGGCCTGTTCAAGTCGGTTCCTGGATGGCCGGAGACGGAGAATTCCGGCGCCTGGCCCCGGGCCAGCCCGAGTACCCGGGATGGCACTACGGATATCCGGTGTATGTGCCCGACCTCCAGGACCGCCGCCCGCACTCCCATGACCACTTCGAGATCTCCGTCATCCGGCAAGGAAAGGCCCTGCACCGCACCTGCTACGCGACGGATGAACTGGGGCCCGGCACCGTGATCGTCCTCGCCCCCGGTATGACCCATGCCATTTATGGGATTGCCGGGCTCCATCAGACGAACATCTATTACCTTACCGAATGGCTGGCCGACGACTTGATGGCCCATTGGCGTGAGACCGGACTGGTGCCGATGTTCCTGGCGGCCGCGTTGTTTCGACAACCCAAGGACGGGCCAGCGGTCTCGTTCAGCCTTTCGGAATCGGAATTGACGGCGCTGGACCGAGAATTGGCCGATATCACGCGCGAGTGCGTTGTCTCACAGCCCTCGCTCACGTTCCTGCGGTCGAGTCTTCTCAAAGCGCTGATACTCCTGAGCCGGTCCTACACCCGGCAAAGCCCGGTCGAGGTGGGACTCGGGTTCCGCGAGGAAATCGTTGCCGCTCTCGAACACATCGAGGAGTCCATTCTGCGGTGCGAACCGTTCAACGTGGGGCAATTGGCCGGCGGACTGGGCGTGTGTCCCGACCATCTGGGCGCCATTTTCCGCAAAGCCACCGGATGGAGTCCCATGACGTACTACCAGCGCCGGCGCGTTCAGCACGCATGCAACCACCTGCTCGACCTCAACCGGTCCCTTACCGAGATCGCGCACGCGCTCGGGTTCTGTGATTCCGCTCATTTCACGAACATGTTCAAGAAACATCAGGGCACTACGCCCATCATGTACCGGCACCGCTATACTTCGGGACAACGCAATCCTCATTCCTGA